In Solanum lycopersicum chromosome 3, SLM_r2.1, the genomic stretch GAACCCTTAAAAAGTCGGTCAACGATTCTTCATTAAATATAATTCACTCTCCAAAATTTACTTGTCCatgtgataaaaatgaagtagggTATTTTCCggctataatcaaattataatcgtATTGTTTATACctattcatttataaattgatgaaataaatttatgatatcgGACATTTATTGGATATTTAGCATTGTGTTTGTGAGGACAATTATGATAAATGGTATTTCTGTCATGTATAATTTCGTCATCCCAATCaattgaaactttaactttaggtgtagaagatattttttttagattgaaatgaacaaatatagaagactttatgtTGTAGGTGTTATCGACTATGTATAAAcgtccttaaatagatttttcagaataaaataataaaaatacataatgaaatatttttttccgttttaatgacatatcaaatcaatataatttatatgacaacACTGAAAAAGCTTATTCAAgacgtgaaaaatatttttcttgtaaagtgtaataaaaagttccactttataaagtggaataaaaagtttcactttataaaatggaataaaaagtttcactttataaagtggaagaaaaaactccactttataaagtgtaagaaaaagttccgttatatattaaaaataaacgttATGAAACTAACGGAAAACGTTTAAATTATTGGATATAGTGAAACTGTTTCTTccactaaacttattttagttacttactaAAATAGTAGCTTATTTtgattacttttatatttttatggctTATTTTGGTTTTACAACTACTGATGGCTATTCTTTAAAGGCACATGATCATTGAGATTTGACAGGTTGTTCATATATTGGGGGAAAAATAGTTGACTATTCTTTAAAGGCACGACCATTGAGATTTGGCAAGTTGTTCAtaatatttgaagaaaataaaataatgatttatctatCTTTTATCAATTCCATCTGACTAGGCATGTAATCATTCATTACTACTCAGTAGttgtaaatatattaaaagtattcaatcttaatttatttgttatttttatatgatactttatttcattttattatttatattataagatTAGGTAAAAGTGTTGTTATTGAAAAACGTACAAATTTCAGTGGGACAAGTcagacaaaaaatattttaaagggaTCTAGATGTACATCGGAATTTTGTTAATTTCAAATTCTCCAATGTCTCTTCCTCTAAAATGTTGACTATTCTATCAAAATcacattaataaattttaagtggTAAATGTCTCAAATATAGTTAAACTTCAACAGAAATTGTTGTAACAATATTTAACTTTGATAATGACGACCTTTTACCTTTTACattatttaatagtatatttaaaaattatatatattatttaatagtatatttaaaaattatatatattatttaatagtatatttaaaaattatatatatgtatgtgaatatcataaatattacaTTCTTTTAAATAGTAATGAATCTAGGTGGACACATATTTACCTTTAAGTACACTATCaaataatgtaaaagtaaaaaatactccataaaatttaatatcGTCACAACAATTTCGATCAAAACTAAAATACTTTTCCGAGTTTTTTCTCTTGATTTAACTATTGGCCACATGTAAACTTTTGACTAGTAGTGGCAATAAATAATTGATGCTTTGATTGATGTCCTCAAACCCCTATATAACCAATCCATCATAAAGTTGTTCATGGTGCATCACAAATAACTTTTGACTAGCCAAAttaaagagaaacaaaaaaatggaaCCAATGATGAAACAAGGAAAACATTTTGTTTTGGTACATGGTGCATGCCATGGAGGTTGGAGTTGGCACAAATTAAAACCATTGTTGGAGGGTGCAGGCCATAAGGTCACTGCCCTTGATTTAGCAGCCTCTGGGATTGATTTGAGAAAAATACAACAACTTCACACACTTTATGATTACACTTtgccattgatggagttgatgGAATCTCTTCCACAAGAAGAGAAAGTCATACTAGTTGGACATAGTCTTGGTGGTATGAATTTGGGACTTGCTATGGAAAAATACCCTAAAAAGATTTATGTTGCTGTTTTCCTCGCTGCCTTCATGCCTGATTCTATTCACATGTCATCCTATGTCTTGAATCAGGTGAGTATAATATGTTTACTTTGTcattttaagataatttttgTGCTTCTTATTCACTTGTTAATTTAGAATCCTTTTTATACTTATATCAATAGGGGGGTGTTCATGGTTGggataaaaatcaattcaaactgaaaaattaaattaaactgatttaatttaaattttaatttgatttgattttagatttttaagAATCGATAGTATTTCGTTTGGTTATGATTTTGTTTGAAGAAATTATTGAACCGAACTAGCaagttatatacataaattttattattatacatacataatatttatattcatcatgtttcatcaaaatttatttataatctaCTTATGAAAAAAATGTCCAAGGTGAGAACATTTTTCTTGTTGGTTTCATGTATATGAGTGTTTATCGAAATTCTTTGTGGGACTGAAAAATTTAATTCTCTTCCTTCTAATgccaaaataatgaattttgaagttttattcaGTAAATTGAATTATCGAAAGTTCTGTAATGACAttcattttaactattttttcgTTTGAATGAATTGTTGTCATTTTTTCACGTTTTGAatgaattgtttcttttatttttatgtatagtTAATAACTGAACtaaaccaaataaaaataaaaaataatcaaatcgaTAAATATACAGTATATTtgatttagtttgattttgataattttaaaaccaattaaataatttgattttaattttaatgaataatcaATCCAAAGCAACCCGTCAACATTGCTTGTTTTTCTaagtctaataatatttttttgcataatttataAAGTTTTGTAATTCTTTCGTAATATTCAATTTGTTTGGTATTTTATGACTTTTTTTAGCTTTATGTGGTCATCACCTAATACTACTCCCAGAAAATCTATGTGAATATTACACaattccatttatttttacttattattatttcattatatacaaaaaaaattagtctaAAAGTATGTGTAACATGTCCTAAGTGTTAACTCATATCTCCCTAAAAAATCTACAAGGATTACTTTttgtatatgtgttttaaaattaggtCGGATAGTTAGGAACATAAAagactcttttattttttaatataaatgtcaagtgataatatataaaaatgatgtgaaaaattcatttggcatttaaagaaaagtaaaataagttGGATATTTCGAGTTGACCAACTAACACCCATAAAGGCATATATTGACCAAAAGTTGAAaggcgagggtataaatggaccaaactttaaacggggtatatctagacctttttgaatagtttaggggcatatttgacccttttcccttgaatataaatgtcaagtgataatacataaaaacgATGTGAAAAATCCATTTggcattttaaaaaaagtaaaatgagttggatatttcgaGTTGGCCAAGTCCAACTAACGCccaaaagggcatatgtagaccaaaaatTGGACGACGGGTATaaatgaaccaaactttaaacggggtGTATCTAAacctttttgaatagtttaggaACATACTTGATCCTTTTcccttatattaaaaaaaaaatagacatatGAGACTCACTATATCTAtatgtcaaaaatatatttattgattatacTACAGTTCAATAAAGAATTTTAACATGTAAACTttcaaagttaattaattatggCCTCCTACATAGAAATCAAACGAAGGAAGCCAAGGTTGTAACTTTACTGGCCCATGTTAATTTGACAGaactcttaattattttttttatttgaagtcttttttattaaattaatttttattaataaatttattggcATTCTAAGTCTGAATATCATAATCTTATGTAGTTATTTAATGCTGAAGtatatcacataaaaatattacaccAAACTCTTTTTACTTAATTCTCTTCAATTACATTTCACTTTTTAATCtatcaattattaattttcttttgttggtatatgcatataatttaaaatatatgatgaagaagtcatatattattattattagtagtaaaataatagataattttataatatatgctCGTTGTGAATATATTGTTttacttataaattaaattttaatgtgaTTTTATCAAGTACTATGAACGGACGCCAGCAGAAAATTGGTTAGACACTCAATTTTTACCATATGGTACACCTGAAGAGCCACTCACATCCATGTTTTTTGGCCCTAAATTTTTGGCTCACAAGCTCTACCAATTATGCTCTCCTGAGGTAACCTCTACTCTTTAACTATgtactttatttaattttaatatttgtttatggTTAGGgtcaaaaacatatttaaattatttatcatgttaAGTTTCACTTATAAACTATTGAGACTGTGAGTTTCCTACTTGAAATATAAGTCAATGGTTAATGAAGCACATTTAGACGTTTCATAGACCAAATGTTGTCTAGAAATGCTTCTAAACATGTTTGTCCATAAAATCTTTGTCCACCTAACATATATAGTGACTCTATTTGCTTAcacatcatattttttattgatttccTTAAAAGCATGATGTCATGACAGAAACACAACCATGACTAAGAAGGTGGATATCATGGTTGGAATAAACTAAGTTCTTCCGTGATAGTTTTAACTTTGGCTTAATTCATTTACAGCCATTTAAAGTTGTccgtattatttattttaatatcttaACTAGGACTAGTACCTATTAGACActctaatattaataaatatgtatcTATTGaacacaaaatcaaaatcaagtttaaaaataatgtgtGCGTGATTCACACGATGTGTCTTAAAAAAGTCACAAATAAAACTATGACATGTGGCATGTGGATCCAATTTAGccataaaaatgaattttcaattttaaaaattaaacaacaatTTCAACCATTAAACTTTTGgtgtttcttctttgttttcacCACTGTCACTTTGTTCTCACCTCCTCCAGCAAgatccatttttttcttattataaacTATGGGATTAAGCATGATATAAATAGTGGAACATTATAATGTATGTGTAGTTTAGCGAAGTGATGTTTATGGAAAATAAATTAACGTAAGTGAACGACGGCGTAGAGAAATCCAGCGTACTCAAGTTATTTTGTAGAATTCTCTAATATtactttaataaatttaatgggattatattttaatttgagtgGTGATATTTACTTAAAATGACCAGATATAAAAAACAGACAGACGTCGGCCTACTTTTTAAACTCCAATATGGAAATCTTCTTTCTTGTTACAAAGTTAATCCATAGATTCAGATTTTCTTGatataaagaatgaaaaaaaaatgcagaagtTTGAGACAAAAAATGGGGAAAGAAGAATAGAAGCAGAGGAAAGAAGTGCACAAGTTTGactcaaaaagaaaatgaaaaagaagacaTAATTACTTTCTTTTGCTGATTAAGAAAtcatttttaaactaaaaaaaataatcattatttCCTAGtgtcaataaaagaaaaaatgtccaagtttttaataaaaaaaaataattaaaaaaattatttagatctATTCACGCGCTTAACATACGTGGAATCTATATTTATTGCCACATCCACATTTTATGTTTAATAGgttaacattttatatattttaagtgtGTAATAGATAATAGTCTTAGTTAAAATGTCTAAGTGAACAATACGGACAACTTTAGGTGACCGTAGATGACTTAAGTCTTTAATCTTTTACCTTAACTTTTAACttaatattacttttatttagatTTTGCCAAGGtggaactatttttttttttcacttggaATGCCACGTGATAGAATTTGTAAACAAAAGAGAGAATCTATAcacactataaaaaaaaatgttagatGTGTATTATTCTAGTGACTGTTGGATTAAGTTCAAATAGGAAAAATAAGTAATATGCtagttctttttttctctttggaaATAAAAGCAAGCTTACATGATTTGGTAGGATGTTGCATTAGCATCATCATTAGTGAGACCAAGCTCTTTGTTTCTGGAAGATTTGTCAAAGGAAAAGTACTTGAGTGATGAAGTATATGGATCGGTGAAGAGAGTTTACATAGTATGCACTGAGGACAAAGGCATACCACAAGAATTTCAACAATGGCAAATTGACAACATTGGTGTGACAG encodes the following:
- the LOC101259817 gene encoding salicylic acid-binding protein 2, which codes for MEPMMKQGKHFVLVHGACHGGWSWHKLKPLLEGAGHKVTALDLAASGIDLRKIQQLHTLYDYTLPLMELMESLPQEEKVILVGHSLGGMNLGLAMEKYPKKIYVAVFLAAFMPDSIHMSSYVLNQYYERTPAENWLDTQFLPYGTPEEPLTSMFFGPKFLAHKLYQLCSPEDVALASSLVRPSSLFLEDLSKEKYLSDEVYGSVKRVYIVCTEDKGIPQEFQQWQIDNIGVTEAMEIKGADHMAMLCMPKQLCDTLLEIAHKYN